GTCCGCCTCGACCAGCATCCGCGCCGCCCGCACCCCGAGCGCCGCGGCTTCCTTGTAGAGCTCCTCACGGCCCATCGGAAGGATCGACACCACGATCCCGCCCTCGCGCAGCACGCGCAGCGAGCGGAAGGTGTTCTCCCCGCCGATCGTGTCCAGGACGACGTCGACGTCCCGGACCGCCTCGGTGAAGTCGGTCTCCCGGTAGTCGATCAGCTCGTCGGCGCCGAGACCGCGCAGGAACTCGTGCTTGCCCGCGCTCGCCGTGCCGATCACATACGCGCCGCGTGCCTTGGCGATCTGCACGGCCACATGCCCGACGCCGCCGGCCGCGGCGTGGATCAGCACCCGCTGTCCCGGCCGCAGATCGGCCGTGTCGACCAGCGCCTGCCATGCGGTCAGCGAGACCAGCGGCAGGGCGCCCGCCTCCGTGTGGTCGATCCCGGCCGGCTTGGGCGCGAAGGAGCGGGCGGACGCGGTCACATACTCGGCGTGCGAGCCGTGCCCGAACGGGTAGGGCAGCATGCCGAAGACCTCGTCGCCGGGCTCGTACAGGGTGACGCCGACCCCGACGGCCTCCACCACTCCGGAGACGTCCCAGCCCAGCACGAAGGGCGGCTGCCCCAGGAACCCACCCGTCGCCCGGTGCTTCCAGTCGGTCGGGTTGACCCCGGCCGCCCGCACCCGCACCAGTACCTCGCTCGGCCCGGGTGCCGGCCGCTCCGTCTCCACTTCCTTGAGTACCTCGGGCCCGCCGAGGACGTCCTGACTGATCGCGCGCATCGTGTTCGCAGTGCTCATGGACCCAGCGTGCCGGGCCGGCGCGCTCCGCGACATGGCAAGATTGCCAACCTTCGATAAGATCGTGCCATGAACCGAGTGGAGCGCGTGGTCGTCCTGGCACTGGACGGCGTCTACCCCTTCGAGCTGGGCATCCCCAGCCGGATCTTCGGCGCCGCGGACGGCCGGTACGAGGTGCTGACCTGCACCGTCGACGGCCACCCCGTGCGCTGCAACGCGGACTTCTCGGTCACCGTCGAGCACGGCCCCGAGGTGCTGCGCACGGCGGACACGGTGGTGATCCCCGCCATCGACCCGGCGGCCGTGACCGCGGAGCTCCCCGCCGAGGTCACCGCGGCGCTCGCGCTCATCCGCCCGGACGCCCGCATCGTCTCCATCTGCACGGGCGCGTTCGTGCTGGCGGCGGCGGGTCTCCTTCGGGGGCGGCGGGCGACCACGCACTGGCAGCTGGCCGACGATTTCCGGCGTCTGTTCCCGGAGGTGCTCCTGGACGCGGACGTGCTCTTCGTGGACGACGGCACGATCCTCACCTCCGCAGGTGCCGCCTCCGGCGTCGACGTCTGTCTGCACATCCTGCGCAACGACCACGGCAGTGAGCTGGCCAACAAGGTGGCCCGGCGCTGTGTGGTGCCGCCCTGGCGCGACGGCGGTCAGGCCCAGTACATCGAGCAGCCCGTGCCGGACGCGGCGGCGACCAGTACGGCGGCGACCCGTGGGTGGGCCCTCGCCCGACTGGGTGACCCACTGACCCTGGCCGATCTGGCCGGACATGCCCGCATGAGCCTGCGCACCTTCGCCCGCCGCTTCAACGACGAGGTGGGCATGAGCCCCGGCCGCTGGCTCATCCAGCAGCGCGTCGCCCGGGCCCGCCATCTGCTGGAGTCCAGCGACCTCTCGGTGGACCAGATCGCCGGCGAGGTCGGCTTCGCGACGGGCACCTCGCTCCGCCAGCACCTGCACGCGGCGATCGGCGTCTCGCCGGGGGCCTACCGGCGCACGTTCCAGGCGGCTCGCTGAGCGACGATCCCTCACCGTCCCCGTACGATCCCTCACCGTCCCCCGTACGAACGATCACGGTCCCTCGTGCGTCGGAGGAGGGACAGCGAGTGTGCGTCGAACAGGGGGCGGGATGCGCAGAGGGATCGTGGCGGCGGTGGCACTGGTGGGACTGGCGGCGGTGGGCTGCGACGACGACGGGGTGCGCGAGGACCTCGTCGTCACCGGTACGCCCCCGGCAACGCCGTACGCGGGGCGGCTGGACCTGCCGTTCAGGGAGAGCGCGGACGGCAGCGCCCGAGAATTCGAGGAGAGCTCGGGTGCGGCAGGCCGGGCCCTGGAGTGCGACGGCCCGATCTACTCGGGTGGCGGGGGCGACGGGTGGGCCGAGCGTGACGGCGGCTCGACGCCGGAGGAGGGCCTGAACGCGTACTTCGACATGGACCAGCCCGAACTGCCCGATCACGGCTACCGGGTGGAGCGCAGGGCGGCGGGCCGCGTCCTGTTCTCGTACGACGTCGACGGCAGGACCAAGGTCGCCGTAGTCGTCGCCAAGGACCAGCCGCACCGCCCCGGTTGGGGACCGGAGACCAACGCCTCCTGCGACCCGGCCGAACTCCCCGCGAGTTTCACGGACAGCAGGTTCGAGATCTGGACCGACCGGGACGGCCGTCGCCTGCCCACCACGACGGTGAGCAGCTCGACGGGGCCGGAGCACTGCGACTGGGAGAGCGTCCACTTCCTCGCGTTGGGCGGGCGCAAGGACGTCAGGCAATACGCCCGCGATCCGCACGGGGTGCTCGGGAGCCACCTGCTCACCGCGGCGTACAAGGGGGACGTCCGTATGCCCGCAGGCGCGCACGACACCGGATACCGCTTCCACGACTGGGCGCTCTGGCTGACGGACGACAAGGCCACGGCGTACGTACGCACGAACCACGGAGTGGAGGCATGGCCCGCCACGAAGGAGCGGGTGGCCTGCAAGTGAGACCTCAGCGGCTCACGTGCAGGGTGACCAGCAACTGCCAGACCTGGTCGGCGACTTCCTCCGGGGTGCCCTCAAGGAGTCCGTGCAGCCAGTCGGCGAGCACCCCCGCGAACGTGGCGGCGACCGCGGAGGCCACCAGCGGGGCGTCCGCGGCGCCCGCGAGGGTGCGCTCGGCCAGGCTGCGGGCGCGCAGGTCGCGATGGAGGACATGCCCGAGCGGGCCGCCCCCACCCGGGCTGAGCAGCGCGCGGTAGAGGCCGGCGTGCGGGGCGAGGTCGGCGAAGAACGCGAGCAGGGCCGGTGGCGCGGACACCGGGTCGGGCCGCCCGCGCCACGCGTGCAGCGCCTCCACGGCCTCCCGTACGACATCGGCGCAGGCGTCGACGGCCAGTGCCTCCAGGTCGGCGTAGTGCACGTAGAAGGTGGCCCGGCCGACCCCGGCCCGCCGCACCAGCGCGGCGACGCCGACCTCCTCCAGCGGGTGCTCGGCGCACTCCGCGAGGAGCGCCTGGCGCAGCTTCTCGCGGGTGCGGGCGGCCCGCGGGTCCTCGGGCGTCACCGCGCGAGCAGGACGGCGCCCAGGGCGAGCGCGCCGGGCAGGGCCTGCGCGAAGAGGATGCGCCGGTTGGCGGTGAGCGCCCCGTACACCCCGGCGACCACGACGCACACCAGGAAGAAGACCTGGACGCGGAACCCGGTCGGATCAGCGGCGATCAGCCCCCACACCAGGCCCGCCGCGAGAAACCCGTTGTAGAGCCCCTGGTTGGCGGCCATCGGCGCGGTCGCCCGGGCCATCTCCGGGTCGAAGCCGTGCAAGCCTCGCCCCGGCTTCTTCTCCCAGAGGAACATCTCCATCACGAGTATGTACGCGTGCAGCGCGGCCACCAGGCCCACCAGCACGTTCGCGACCGTCTCCATCGTCAGCAAGCTCCCTCGGGCACCGTTGTCCCACTGTGCCCCTCGACCCATGTTTCCTGGACAGGTGTCCACTATAGCTGGACGACTGTCCAGGAAGTCACGGGGCGCCTCAGGTTGCCCCGGGCGCCCCTGGGGCAGCGACTGCGACGGCTTCACCGCGCGCGGACTCCGGTGGGCGGCCTCGGTCCTGGTCTGCCTCGGCCGGCCGCTCGCGACGACGGTCGCCGCGAGCGCCAACCGCACACTCCGCAGGGCATGACCGTCACCCGGACCCGGCGGCCCGCCGCAGCGTCAGCGCCCGCAGCGCGAGCTGCATCTCGAACTGGGCCGTCGGATCGTGGAGCCGCTCGCCGAACAACTCGTCCAGCTGCCGCATCCGATAGCGCACCGTCTGCGGGTGCACGGCGAGCCGCGCCGCCACCTCACTCGCGTTGTGGCCGCTCTGCAGCCAGGTCAGCAGCGTCTCGGCGAGCCGCTCGCGCTGCGGCGAGCGCATCCGATCCAGCGGGCTCAGCCGGCGTTCGGCCATCGCGTCCACCAACGCCTCGTCCCGGAAGAGCAGGAGCGTGGCCAGGTGCTCCTGGCAGCGCACCATCTCCGTGTCGGGCAGGATGCCCCGCCGCACCAGCTCCAGCGCCTCGGCCGCCCAGCGCAGCGACCGGGCGCCCTCGTGCAGCGCCACGGTGGGCCCCATCGCCGTACGTAACCCGTGCAGCGCCCCGGAGACCGCCCGCGCCCGCCCCGGCCCCTCCGGGTCCGGCACGACGAGGACGGCCGGCCGGACGTCGAACCGGGCGAGGAACTCCGGTGGCACGATGGGCCGGGCCGCCGCCGTGGGCCGCGGCCCACGGTCGATCGCGACCACCGCCAGCGCCCTCGGCACCGGCCACCCCGCGGTGTGCGCGAGCTCGCTGATGGCCTCGGCCGACGCCGGCGGATCGGCGGTGAGCAGATCGAGGAGCCGGGCCCGCCGTTGCTGCAACTCGCCCGCCCGGTGCAGCCGTGCCTCCGTGTAGCCCGCGGTCGTCGCGGCCGCCATCTCGTCCAGATGCAGGAACAGCGCCTCGCCGAAGGCGGCCAGCACATTGCGCGGCAGCAGTTCGGCGTCGACCAGCGCGTTGATCCGACGCCACGTCACCCGCGCGCCCAGCCGCAGCGCGGACTGGAACGAGTCGAGACTGCGCCCCTCGTCCGCCTCGCCCCGCCCGATCCGCCGGTAGGTCTCCTTCACCGGCTCCCAGTCGGTGTCCGGCTGCGCCATCCGCTCCAGGAACCCCTGCAGGGCGTGCTCGACACCCCGCTGCACGACCTGCATGTACGTGTCGTCCGTCGGGCGCGCGTACTCCGGGATCTCGGTCTTGATCGCCCGTATTACCTCTTCCCTGATGTCGGTGAAGAACGGCCGGAGATGGTGGTGCAGGCCCGAAGGGATCGCCTTGAAGGGGCCGTTGGGCTCGTCGTCCGTCTCCTGGACGGCCACCGCGTCCGTCACGTCCGTAGCGGCCGCCACGTCCGCCACGGAGTCTGTCGCCTCGACCGCTCCGCGGCCCGCGTCCTCGCTCTCCGAGGTGTCGAGTCCGGTCATCTCTGCGGCTCCCTTCGGCGGGCGCGGTCGGGGGCTCGGAGACGATACCGGCAAGTAACGAGCCGCGCCCCGTCAACGACGGACAGACGTGGCTGTGTGGATGGTCACTCGGTGACAACGGGGACCCGACGGCACCGGCGGTCGACGGCCCGGAACCCCCGCGGATTGGCCCCGGGCGCCGAATCGGGGCCCGGTCTTTGTCAGCCGACTGACAGAAGCCGGGTGACGAACTGTCAACACGTCGTCTAACCCGACCGGCACTCCTCGGCGGACGCTGGGCCCGTCCCCCTTGCTTGCCCACCCCGCCAGGCAACAACCCCTCAGTCCGCACGAGTTGGAGCCACCCCATGACCCCCGCCCGGCCGCCCGCCGACGCACCACTGACGGACCACCTGCGGTACTGGGCCCGCCACCGCCCGCAGCAACGCGCCTTCAGTCACGTCGACTTCCCCGACACGGCGTCCCCGGGAGAGCACCGCACCCTCGGCTGGCGGGCCCTGGACGCCCGTGCCCGATCCGTCGCCGACCGGCTGGTGACCCTCGCCGCGCCCGGCGACCGGGCCGCACTGCTCATGCCCCAAGGACTCGACTACGTGGCGGCCTTCCTCGGCTGCCTCTACGCACGCGTGATCGCGGTACCGCTCTTCAGCCCCCGGCTCCCCGGTCACGCGGGCGCACTGGCGGCCGTCCTCGCCGACTGCGAACCCGGCTGCCTGCTCACCGACTCGGCCACCGTCATCGCGGTCGACGCCTTCGTCCTGGACCACGCGCTGCCCGCCGTACCGGTCGTCCCCGTCGACCGGCTCCCCCTCCAGCGCTTCGCCTTCGACGAGGTCGAGTCCGCGCCGGTCCCCGACGACATCGCCTATCTCCAGTACACCTCGGGCTCCACCCGGGACCCCGCCGGTGTGATGATCAGCCACGCCAACGTCGTCGCCAACGCCCGCCAGGCCATCGACGCCTTCGCGGGCGACCTCGACGATCCCGGCGCCACCACGACCGTCGGCTGGCTGCCCCTCTTCCACGACATGGGGCTGGTCCTCAGCGTGGCCGCGCCCGTCCTCGGCGGCTTCCCCTCCGTCCTGATGGACCCGGCGGCCTTCCTGGAGAACCCTGGGCGCTGGCTGCGCCTGCTGGGCGCGTACGACGGCACGATCAGCGCCGCCCCCAACTTCGCGTACGACTACTGCGTGGCCCGCACCGACCCCGCCCTGGCCGACGAGCTGCGCCTGGGCCGCGTACGCGCCCTGATCAACGGCGGCGAGCCGGTGCGGCCGGGCACCATCGACCGCTTCCGTGCCGCCTTCGCACCCGCGGGCCTCGACCCGGCGGCGCACTGTCCCGCGTACGGGCTCGCCGAGGCCACCGTGTTCGTGACGGCGGACGCGCCCGCGGCGGAGCCCACGACGGTGGCGTGCGACGCGGGCGCGCTCGCCGAGGGGCGGATCGAGAGCGCACAGGACGGGGCGGGCGCGGCGGCCGTGCTCGTGTCCTGCGGCGCGCCCGTCGGCCAGGAGGTGCGGATCGTCGACGCCGAGGGCGCCGCGCTGTCTCAGGGGCGGGTCGGTGAGATCGAGCTGCGCGGTCCCAACATCGGGCGCGGCTACTGGAAGCGCGCCGATCGGACTCTGCGCGACCCCGGGGGTTGGCTGCGCACGGGCGACTACGGCGCTCTGTTCGACGGACGGCTGCTGGTCACCGGCCGCCTCAAGGACGTGATCATCGTGGACGGACGCAACCACTACCCCCAGGACATCGAGGAGACCGTCCAGAGCGCCGTGGACCTCGTCCGCCGGGACAGGCTGGCCGCCTTCGGCGTGACCCGCGCCGACGACACGGGCGAGGAACTCGTCGTGGTCGCCGAGCACCGCCGCGAGATCGAGCCCACCGAGGAAGAGGTCCGCGCGAGGGAGCGCGACGTACGCGCCGAGGTCTCCGCCCGCCACGGAGTGCGGCTCGCCGCCCTGCTGCTCGTCCCGCCCGGCTCCGTGCCCCGCACCAGCAGCGGCAAGGTGGCCCGTGCGGCCTGCCGGGCCCGCTTCCTCGACGGGGGGTTCGATCCCTGGTGAGCCCCACGGGTACGGTTTGGCGCCCGGAGCCGGACCGCACTCGTACGGCCGCGAGGGGCGTCAGGCTCCCGACGCGGTGTGGACGCGCTCACCTCCCACATAGGTCAGGGCGACCTTCGCGGACGCGATCTCCTCCGGCGGACCGGCGTACGGGTCGCGGTCCAGCACCACGAGATCGGCCAGCGCCCCGGCCCGTACGCTCCCGGTGTCGTCGAGGTGGTTGGCGTACGCCGAGCCCGCCGTGTACGCCATGAGGGCGGCCGTCAGGTCGATGCGCTCGTCCGGCAGGAACACCGGCTCGGTCCCGTCCGGGGCCACCCGGTTGACCGCGACGTGGATGCCCTGAAGCGGGTCGGCGCTGCTGACCGGCCAGTCGCTGCCCGCGGCGAGCCTCGCCCCGGAACGCAGCAGCGCTCCGAACGGGTACTGCCAGGAGGCCCGTTCCGGCCCGAGGAAGGGCAGGGTCAGCTCGTCCATCTGCGGTTCGTGCGCCGCCCACAGGGGCTGGATGTTGGCCGTGGCGCCGAGGCGCGCGAAGCGAGGTACGTCGTCGGGATGCACTACTTGGAGATGGGCGAGGTGCGGACGGGTGTCGCTTCGCCCGTTGGCCCTCCGCGCCGCCTCCACGGCGTCCAGGGCGTCGCGTACGGCCCGGTCGCCCAGCGCGTGGAAGTGACACTGAAAGCCGAGCGCGTCCAACTCCGTGACGTACGACGGAAGTCGAGCCGGATCGATGAAGCTCTTCCCCGATTCGCGGTGGCGCAGCCACACCGGTCCAGATAGGGGTCGAGCAGCGCGGCCGTGCCGTTCTCGGCGACCCCGTCCAGCATCAGCTTGACGCTGTCGGCGCGGAACCCGCCGTGGCTCAACGCGGCCCGCCGTTCGACGAGTTCGGGTATCTGCTCCGCCCCACGTTCCCGGTCCCACCACAGCGCGCCGACGACCCGTGCGGTCAGCGAACCGTCGCGGGCGGCCGTCAGATAGGCGTCCGACGGGTCCTCCATCCCCACGAACGCGCCGACCAGCGCGTCCTGCCAGGCGGTGATGCCGAGCGCGTGCAGCTCCCGCTGGGCACGCAGCAGTGCGGCGAGCCGGTCCGCGGCGGTGGCCCGGGGAGTGTGCCGGCCGACGTAGTGCATGGCCCCTTCCTGGAGCATCCCGTTCGGCTCGCCCGAGGCGTCCCGCTCGAAGCGCCCGTCGGCCGGGTCGGGCGTGTCCCGGGTGACGCCCGCGAGCTCGAGGGCGCGGCTGTTGACCCAGGCGCCGTGGTGATCCCGGTTCGGCAGGTACGCCGGCCGGTCCGGTACGACCGCGTCCAGCAGTTCCTTGGTCGGCGTACCGCCGGCGAAGGCCTCCATGGACCAGCCGCCGCCCGTGATCCACTCCCGTTCCGGGTGTGCGTCGGCGTAGGCCCGTACGGCGGCGAGGGTCTCCTCGGCGGTCTTCGCCCCCGTGAGGTCGCACTGACTGAGCTCGAGCCCCGCCGGGACCGGGTGGACGTGGGCGTCCTGGAAGCCCGGCAGGAGCAGCCGTCCCGCCAGGTCGACCACCTCCGTCTTCGGGCCGACCAGGTCGTGGACCTCGGAGTTTCCGACGGCGGTGATCCGGTCGCCGGTGACGGCGACGGCTGTCGCGCCGCGGCCTTCGGGGCCCCTGGGGCCCCCGGGACCCTCGTGGTTCTCGAGGGTGAGGACCGGGCCGCCGGTGAAGAGGAGATCGGCGTGCATGTGCATCGTTCCTTAGTTGAATGTGGCCAGCAGCTGGGGCGCGTCGGCGTCGGTGCCGTGTCCCGTACGGAAGTAAGGGGACTTACGGACCCACTTCGCCCACGCGGCGGCCAGGAAACCGGAGGCGATCATCAGGGCGGGGGTGAGCAGCAGGAACCAGCCGTTGTCCGCGCTGACTTCGAAGTGGTCGGTGGAGGTGTAGAAGGACCAGGCGAGATAGCCGCCGAGCGCGAGCAGGGCCGTCGCGCTCAAGGAGGGCAGGACCACGGCCCGTATCCCCTGCCGCCAGTCCTCCCGCAGCAGGCCCCGGAAGCGGGCGGCGGCCGCGAGGGCGGTGAGCGCGTAGGACAGCGCGACGACGATCCCGACCGCGTTCACCGTCGCCATGATCATGTCGGCGAGACGGGGAATCACCAGGGCGAGGGCGGCGACCACCGTCGCCAGCGCGCCGATCAGCAGCGTTCCGGTCGCCGGGGTCCCGTACCGGGCGCTGACCTTGGACCACACCGGTCCGAGCGTGCGGTCCCGGCTCATCGCGAACATCCCGCGAGCCGTCGGGATCACCCCGGCCTGCAGTGAGGCGACGGCCGAGAACATCAGGGCCGCCAGGGGCAACGCGGCCAGCGGCTGGGAGGCGAGCCGGTCACCGAAGAACGCCAGCCCCTGTGCGCCGTGCCCGGCCAACTCCTGCTCGGACAGCACGCGTTGGAAGGCGATCGAGCCGAGGAGGAACAGCCCCAGCATGGTGACCAGCGTGATGAGCCCGGCCCGTGAGGCGTCGCGCGGGTCGCGCACCTCCTCGTTCACGGTGAACGCCGCCTCGAAGCCCCAGTAGCAGAACACCGACAGCAGCAGCCCCTGCGCCAGCGCCGACGCCGAGGGAATCGCGAACGGGTCGAACCAGCTCAGCCGGAAGGGGTGCGGACCGGTGACGATGCCGTAGCCGCAGAAGCCCAGCAGCACGACGTACTCGAAGACGAGCAGCCCGCTCTGCAACCGGGCCGCGGTCCTGACCCCGGTGACCGCGGTGAGGGTGACGGCGACGAGGACCACGATGCCCACCGCGGTCGTCTGGGCGGTGGAACCCGGGTCCAGCACCAGTCCCGCCACCGTGTGCAGCCCGGCCTCACCGGCCAGTTGGAGCATCGCCGAGCCGGTCACGGCCGTGGTGTACGCGAGGAA
This portion of the Streptomyces mirabilis genome encodes:
- a CDS encoding DUF1304 domain-containing protein; translated protein: METVANVLVGLVAALHAYILVMEMFLWEKKPGRGLHGFDPEMARATAPMAANQGLYNGFLAAGLVWGLIAADPTGFRVQVFFLVCVVVAGVYGALTANRRILFAQALPGALALGAVLLAR
- a CDS encoding helix-turn-helix domain-containing protein, producing MTGLDTSESEDAGRGAVEATDSVADVAAATDVTDAVAVQETDDEPNGPFKAIPSGLHHHLRPFFTDIREEVIRAIKTEIPEYARPTDDTYMQVVQRGVEHALQGFLERMAQPDTDWEPVKETYRRIGRGEADEGRSLDSFQSALRLGARVTWRRINALVDAELLPRNVLAAFGEALFLHLDEMAAATTAGYTEARLHRAGELQQRRARLLDLLTADPPASAEAISELAHTAGWPVPRALAVVAIDRGPRPTAAARPIVPPEFLARFDVRPAVLVVPDPEGPGRARAVSGALHGLRTAMGPTVALHEGARSLRWAAEALELVRRGILPDTEMVRCQEHLATLLLFRDEALVDAMAERRLSPLDRMRSPQRERLAETLLTWLQSGHNASEVAARLAVHPQTVRYRMRQLDELFGERLHDPTAQFEMQLALRALTLRRAAGSG
- a CDS encoding NADP-dependent oxidoreductase — protein: MSTANTMRAISQDVLGGPEVLKEVETERPAPGPSEVLVRVRAAGVNPTDWKHRATGGFLGQPPFVLGWDVSGVVEAVGVGVTLYEPGDEVFGMLPYPFGHGSHAEYVTASARSFAPKPAGIDHTEAGALPLVSLTAWQALVDTADLRPGQRVLIHAAAGGVGHVAVQIAKARGAYVIGTASAGKHEFLRGLGADELIDYRETDFTEAVRDVDVVLDTIGGENTFRSLRVLREGGIVVSILPMGREELYKEAAALGVRAARMLVEADHAGMRAVADLVDAGKLRATIAGTFPLADAAEAHALGDTGRTTGKLVLTVD
- a CDS encoding GlxA family transcriptional regulator — translated: MNRVERVVVLALDGVYPFELGIPSRIFGAADGRYEVLTCTVDGHPVRCNADFSVTVEHGPEVLRTADTVVIPAIDPAAVTAELPAEVTAALALIRPDARIVSICTGAFVLAAAGLLRGRRATTHWQLADDFRRLFPEVLLDADVLFVDDGTILTSAGAASGVDVCLHILRNDHGSELANKVARRCVVPPWRDGGQAQYIEQPVPDAAATSTAATRGWALARLGDPLTLADLAGHARMSLRTFARRFNDEVGMSPGRWLIQQRVARARHLLESSDLSVDQIAGEVGFATGTSLRQHLHAAIGVSPGAYRRTFQAAR
- a CDS encoding TetR/AcrR family transcriptional regulator, whose amino-acid sequence is MTPEDPRAARTREKLRQALLAECAEHPLEEVGVAALVRRAGVGRATFYVHYADLEALAVDACADVVREAVEALHAWRGRPDPVSAPPALLAFFADLAPHAGLYRALLSPGGGGPLGHVLHRDLRARSLAERTLAGAADAPLVASAVAATFAGVLADWLHGLLEGTPEEVADQVWQLLVTLHVSR
- a CDS encoding APC family permease yields the protein MTQQPYGEDPPSLRKSLGVVDGVAIAASSTAATTSIGIGLGVTAGVVGLRLPAIMLLAFLPILGIAGAYSRLNRVEPNAGNGYVWVGRSLTPWLGFLVGWVNIVATVAFLAYTTAVTGSAMLQLAGEAGLHTVAGLVLDPGSTAQTTAVGIVVLVAVTLTAVTGVRTAARLQSGLLVFEYVVLLGFCGYGIVTGPHPFRLSWFDPFAIPSASALAQGLLLSVFCYWGFEAAFTVNEEVRDPRDASRAGLITLVTMLGLFLLGSIAFQRVLSEQELAGHGAQGLAFFGDRLASQPLAALPLAALMFSAVASLQAGVIPTARGMFAMSRDRTLGPVWSKVSARYGTPATGTLLIGALATVVAALALVIPRLADMIMATVNAVGIVVALSYALTALAAAARFRGLLREDWRQGIRAVVLPSLSATALLALGGYLAWSFYTSTDHFEVSADNGWFLLLTPALMIASGFLAAAWAKWVRKSPYFRTGHGTDADAPQLLATFN
- a CDS encoding fatty acyl-AMP ligase, with the translated sequence MTPARPPADAPLTDHLRYWARHRPQQRAFSHVDFPDTASPGEHRTLGWRALDARARSVADRLVTLAAPGDRAALLMPQGLDYVAAFLGCLYARVIAVPLFSPRLPGHAGALAAVLADCEPGCLLTDSATVIAVDAFVLDHALPAVPVVPVDRLPLQRFAFDEVESAPVPDDIAYLQYTSGSTRDPAGVMISHANVVANARQAIDAFAGDLDDPGATTTVGWLPLFHDMGLVLSVAAPVLGGFPSVLMDPAAFLENPGRWLRLLGAYDGTISAAPNFAYDYCVARTDPALADELRLGRVRALINGGEPVRPGTIDRFRAAFAPAGLDPAAHCPAYGLAEATVFVTADAPAAEPTTVACDAGALAEGRIESAQDGAGAAAVLVSCGAPVGQEVRIVDAEGAALSQGRVGEIELRGPNIGRGYWKRADRTLRDPGGWLRTGDYGALFDGRLLVTGRLKDVIIVDGRNHYPQDIEETVQSAVDLVRRDRLAAFGVTRADDTGEELVVVAEHRREIEPTEEEVRARERDVRAEVSARHGVRLAALLLVPPGSVPRTSSGKVARAACRARFLDGGFDPW